One window of Camelina sativa cultivar DH55 chromosome 4, Cs, whole genome shotgun sequence genomic DNA carries:
- the LOC104780415 gene encoding uncharacterized protein LOC104780415, with product MEAKEIVCCIPAKNVIPKLTQQETVISMEAKEIVCCIPAKNVIPKLTQQGEKDQGSDVDGDVKEITKLEYRNSLAHRDNLIRIEEDKEDIDPLFKRCFRNLQNNALNSTPMKRPKVEKEGPHEATLLEE from the exons ATGGAAGCTAAAGAAATTGTATGCTGCATCCCCGCAAAGAACGTTATACCGAAACTCACACAACAAG AAACAGTTATTTCAATGGAAGCTAAAGAAATTGTATGCTGCATCCCCGCAAAGAACGTTATACCGAAACTCACACAACAAGGTGAGAAAGATCAAGGAAGTGATGTGGATGGTGATGTGAAGGAGATAACAAAGCTAGAGTATAGAAATTCTCTTGCTCATCGAGACAACTTAATACGAATcgaggaagacaaagaagacaTTGATCCACTGTTCAAGAGATGTTTCCGAAACCTCCAAAACAATGCACTCAACTCCACTCCTATGAAACGCCCAAAAGTAGAAAAGGAGGGTCCTCACGAGGCAACGCTCCTTGAAGAATAA
- the LOC104780419 gene encoding actin-depolymerizing factor 1-like — protein sequence MANAASGMAVHDDCKLRFMELKAKRTHRFIVYKIEEKLKQVVVEKVGEPIQTYDDFAASLPADECRYAIYDFDFVTAENCQKSKIFFIAWCPDIAKVRSKMIYASSKDRFKRELDGIQIELQAADPTEMDLDVFRSRAN from the exons ATG GCGAATGCGGCATCTGGAATGGCTGTGCATGACGATTGCAAGCTGAGATTTATGGAACTGAAGGCGAAAAGGACACACCGATTCATTGTTTACAAGATCGAGGAGAAGCTGAAGCAAGTGGTTGTTGAGAAAGTCGGTGAGCCTATCCAAACCTATGATGACTTTGCAGCCAGCCTCCCAGCTGATGAATGTCGTTACGCCATTTACGATTTCGACTTTGTCACTGCTGAGAATTGCCAGAAGAGCAAGATCTTCTTCATCGCCTG GTGTCCTGACATAGCCAAGGTCAGAAGCAAGATGATCTACGCGAGCTCGAAAGACAGGTTCAAGAGGGAACTAGATGGAATTCAAATAGAGCTTCAGGCAGCTGATCCAACCGAGATGGATCTCGATGTTTTCAGAAGCCGTGCCaactaa
- the LOC104783817 gene encoding uncharacterized protein LOC104783817, translated as MDKNQMLVYLNHHTRRVKMRFVRMMLRLLRRTYKFSTMKITRNIFRMKMKNIPATDDESGDEEQQAERLVRRDLLDGVFSLRQLFCSGSDFKKNIIKYILKTRHNVVYARWEKEKLEAKCKGKGCHWEIYCSVENHIGKWMVKHYYNEHLCHPTGRCELIKNPIIDDLFLEDIRRDPEMSGSEIKYEMKRRYNIIISPNQAKVARRRILDRLQAECDEQFSRLRDYELQLCTMNDGTTVEINTTTRDDGSEAFSHMYICFEALRSAWKQNCRPIIGLDGTFLKHSMKGIMLIVVGRDPNNQIFPIVWVVVDCENNPNWEWFVRKLKEDMGLGLGENITLISDMHRGLIHSVATEL; from the coding sequence ATGGACAAAAATCAGATGCTGGTTTATTTGAATCATCATACTCGAAGGGTGAAGATGAGATTTGTGAGGATGATGCTGAGATTGTTGAGGAGGACATACAAGTTTTCAACAATGAAAATTACGAGGAACATATTccggatgaagatgaagaatatCCCTGCAACTGATGATGAATCTGGTGATGAAGAACAACAAGCAGAGAGGTTGGTTAGAAGAGATTTACTTGATGGTGTGTTCAGCTTGAGGCAATTGTTCTGTTCTGGGAGTGATTTTAAGAAGAACATCATCAAATATATCTTGAAGACGAGGCATAATGTTGTTTATGCGAGGTGGGAGAAGGAGAAGCTCGAGGCTAAATGTAAAGGAAAAGGGTGTCATTGGGAAATTTATTGTTCCGTGGAAAATCATATTGGGAAGTGGATGGTGAAGCATTATTATAATGAACATCTATGTCATCCAACAGGAAGGTGTGAGCTTATAAAGAATCCTATAATTGATGATCTCTTCTTGGAAGATATAAGAAGAGATCCGGAGATGAGTGGTTCAGAGATAAAATATGAGATGAAAAGGAGGTATAACATTATTATCTCACCAAATCAGGCTAAAGTTGCTAGAAGACGCATATTGGATAGGCTCCAAGCAGAATGTGATGAGCAGTTTTCAAGGTTAAGAGACTATGAGCTGCAGCTTTGTACAATGAATGATGGTACTACTGTGGAAATTAATACAACAACAAGGGATGATGGTAGTGAAGCGTTCTCACACATGTACATTTGCTTTGAGGCATTGAGAAGTGCTTGGAAGCAGAACTGCAGACCAATCATTGGTCTCGATGGTACATTCTTGAAGCACTCTATGAAAGGGATTATGCTTATTGTCGTTGGAAGGGATCCAAATAACCAGATATTTCCAATAGTTTGGGTTGTGGTGGATTGTGAGAACAATCCCAATTGGGAATGGTTTGTTCGTAAGCTAAAGGAAGACATGGGCTTGGGGTTAGGTGAGAACATCACTCTCATCTCTGACATGCACAGAGGATTGATTCATAGTGTTGCGACTGAGTTATAA
- the LOC104780422 gene encoding 40S ribosomal protein S15a-1, which produces MVRISVLNDALKSMYNAEKRGKRQVMIRPSSKVIIKFLIVMQKHGYIGEFEYVDDHRSGKIVVELNGRLNKCGVISPRFDVGVKEIEGWTARLLPSRQFGYIVLTTSAGIMDHEEARRKNVGGKVLGFFY; this is translated from the exons ATGGTGAGAATCAGTGTGCTCAATGATGCTCTTAAGAGTATGTATAATGCTGAGAAGAGGGGAAAGAGGCAGGTCATGATCAGGCCTTCTTCTAAAGTGATCATCAAGTTCCTTATCGTCATGCAAAAGCACG gTTACATTGGCGAGTTTGAGTATGTTGATGACCACAGGTCTGGTAAGATTGTTGTTGAGCTTAATGGAAGGTTGAACAAGTGTGGAGTCATCAGTCCTCGTTTTGATGTTGGTGTTAAGGAGATTGAAGGATGGACTGCTCGTCTACTTCCTTCCAGACAG TTTGGTTACATTGTTCTGACGACCTCAGCGGGAATCATGGATCACGAAGAAGCCAGGAGAAAGAATGTTGGTGGCAAAGTTCTTGGCTTCTTTTACTGA
- the LOC104780416 gene encoding LOW QUALITY PROTEIN: putative actin-depolymerizing factor 11 (The sequence of the model RefSeq protein was modified relative to this genomic sequence to represent the inferred CDS: deleted 1 base in 1 codon) — MYKFDFPLFYKIQDMQVIVETLGEREQSYDEFTASLPADDCRYAIFDFNFVAGESKTCFIAWSPKTARIRTKMIYASSNDRFKRELEGIQVEVHATDLTEMSLDGIRRYIN; from the exons ATGTACAAGTTTGATTTTCCCTTGTTTTACAAGATTCAGGACATGCAAGTGATTGTAGAGACACTCGGTGAACGTGAACAATCATATGATGAATTTACAGCAAGTCTCCCAGCTGATGACTGTCGATACgccatttttgat tttaattttgtcgCAGGAGAGAGCAAGACTTGCTTCATCGCATG GTCTCCGAAAACTGCCAGAATTAGAACCAAGATGATTTACGCGAGCTCTAACGATAGGTTCAAGAGAGAACTCGAAGGGATTCAAGTGGAGGTTCATGCAACCGACCTAACTGAGATGAGTCTTGATGGTATCAGGCGCTAcatcaactaa
- the LOC104780421 gene encoding histone H2B.7-like, which yields MAPNAEKKPAEKKPVEEKSKAEKAPAEKKPKAGKKLPKEAGAGGDKKKKMKKKSVETYKIYIFKVLKQVHPDIGISSKAMGIMNSFINDIFEKLASESSKLARYNKKPTITSREIQTAVRLVLPGELAKHAVSEGTKAVTKFTSS from the coding sequence ATGGCTCCAAACGCAGAGAAGAAGCCGGCAGAGAAGAAACCAGTGGAGGAGAAATCAAAAGCCGAGAAAGCACCGGcggagaagaaaccaaaagccGGCAAGAAACTCCCGAAAGAAGCCGGAGCTGGAGgcgacaagaagaagaagatgaagaagaagagcgtcGAGACGTACAAGATCTACATCTTCAAGGTTCTGAAACAAGTTCATCCCGATATTGGTATTTCGAGCAAAGCTATGGGGATTATGAACAGTTTCATCAACGATATCTTCGAGAAGCTTGCTTCGGAGTCGTCTAAGCTCGCTAGGTACAACAAGAAGCCTACGATTACTTCTCGGGAGATTCAGACTGCTGTGAGACTTGTTCTCCCTGGTGAGCTCGCTAAACACGCTGTTTCTGAAGGAACCAAGGCTGTTACCAAATTCACCAGTTCTTGA
- the LOC104780420 gene encoding cold-inducible RNA-binding protein-like yields the protein MAKRISAQLFVSRLSAYTTDQSLRQLFSPFGQIKEARLIRDPETQRPKGFGFITFESEDDARKALKSLDGRIVDGRLIFVEVAKKAEEVTTDTNSKKAHDRG from the exons ATGGCTAAGAGAATCTCAGCTCAACTCTTCGTAAGCA GGTTATCAGCTTACACTACAGATCAATCTCTGAGGCAATTGTTTTCTCCGTTTGGTCAGATCAAAGAAG CTCGGCTTATTAGAGACCCAGAAACGCAGAGACCAAAAGGGTTCGGCTTTATCACATTTGAGTCTGAAGATGATGCTCGAAAGGCTTTGAAAAGCTTAGATGGGAGG ATCGTAGATGGTAGACTAATATTTGTTGAAGTTGCCAAGAAGGCAGAGGAAGTGACAACGGATACCAACAGTAAGAAAGCCCATGACCGCGGGTAA
- the LOC104780418 gene encoding actin-depolymerizing factor 2 — MANAASGMAVHDDCKLKFMELKAKRTFRTIVYKIEDRQVIVEKLGEPEQTYDDFAASLPADECRYCIYDFDFVTAENCQKSKIFFIAWSPDTAKVRDKMIYASSKDRFKRELDGIQVELQATDPTEMGLDVFKSRTN, encoded by the exons ATG GCGAACGCGGCGTCAGGAATGGCAGTGCATGATGACTGCAAGCTAAAATTTATGGAACTGAAGGCGAAACGAACATTCCGTACCATAGTCTACAAGATTGAGGACAGGCAAGTGATTGTAGAGAAGCTCGGTGAGCCTGAACAGACGTATGATGACTTTGCTGCGAGCCTTCCAGCTGATGAATGCCGTTACTGCATTTACGATTTCGACTTTGTCACTGCTGAGAACTGCCAGAAGAGCAAGATCTTCTTCATCGCTTg GTCTCCGGACACTGCTAAAGTGAGAGACAAGATGATTTACGCGAGCTCTAAGGATAGGTTCAAGAGAGAACTAGATGGGATTCAAGTGGAGCTTCAAGCTACTGATCCAACCGAAATGGGTCTTGATGTTTTCAAAAGCCGCACCAACTAA